One window of Legionella pneumophila subsp. pneumophila str. Philadelphia 1 genomic DNA carries:
- the mdcG gene encoding malonate decarboxylase holo-[acyl-carrier-protein] synthase: protein MNYLRHTLCYLDKNTTTAILPAPAQIDILRYWLKCDYPLIVTRQSENIPSGQIQLAIPYFIPARNQKLRTSYVVDDSWVISTRALPSLQEIFPSLELDTSSKIQVYGSYCWQHLTREQYVQPSSDLDVLISYDNQSLFNLSALQKYLQKTLNIDCIDGEIRFPALGDCSWAELLQIHSSDSILFKTTKKVTLVKRESLYANFPALLA, encoded by the coding sequence ATGAACTATCTCAGACATACTCTATGCTATCTTGATAAAAATACGACAACTGCGATCTTACCCGCTCCTGCACAAATTGATATACTCCGGTATTGGTTAAAATGTGACTATCCCCTTATAGTAACCAGGCAGTCTGAGAATATCCCCAGTGGACAAATCCAACTCGCCATTCCCTACTTTATCCCAGCACGAAACCAAAAATTACGCACCAGCTATGTAGTGGATGACTCTTGGGTAATTAGCACAAGAGCACTCCCTTCTCTTCAAGAGATCTTCCCTTCTTTAGAACTTGATACAAGCAGCAAAATCCAGGTTTATGGCTCCTACTGCTGGCAACACCTAACCAGAGAGCAATATGTCCAGCCTTCTTCTGATCTGGATGTGCTGATATCTTATGACAATCAATCACTCTTTAACTTATCAGCATTGCAAAAATATTTACAAAAAACACTTAACATTGATTGCATAGACGGTGAAATACGCTTTCCTGCTTTAGGCGACTGTTCATGGGCAGAATTGCTACAAATCCACTCCAGTGATTCTATTTTGTTTAAAACAACAAAAAAAGTAACTTTAGTGAAAAGAGAGAGCCTATATGCAAATTTTCCAGCACTCCTTGCCTAA
- a CDS encoding lysozyme inhibitor LprI family protein produces the protein MITNNIRFNWIIFILLISLLNLANINELHADEAGEQSQFNLESYSPQTKKLCQTVAHLSAPGQNQLDEASKASLKNCDALDLYYGFNTAPDYDKAFQCALMNKDYNVLVMAYANGRGVKFNPDLAMHFACMMEDAAPAEMDGRIAHLAQIKQGNKKTSFDICDDITSGYMMGWCSSIDQRLQDAKRNKKINALVSQWTTQEQLLYQQVRKTAEVYIHDHSMNEIDLSGTARSAFAINAQLGLNQSLFELLQKVDRCEAPLVTTKQYEELDRQLNSIYKKLMADTTSFQYTTITKEGIKKTEIAWIKYRDAWIQLARVKCPKISAESWQALLIQDRIKLLNEILELAE, from the coding sequence ATGATAACTAACAACATAAGATTTAATTGGATTATCTTTATTCTATTAATTAGTTTATTAAATTTAGCCAATATTAATGAACTTCATGCAGATGAAGCTGGAGAGCAAAGTCAATTTAATTTAGAGAGTTATTCTCCCCAAACAAAGAAATTATGCCAAACAGTAGCTCATTTATCAGCACCAGGCCAAAACCAGCTTGATGAAGCCAGTAAAGCCTCACTAAAAAACTGTGATGCGCTTGATCTCTATTATGGTTTTAATACCGCCCCCGATTATGACAAAGCCTTTCAATGTGCATTAATGAATAAAGATTATAATGTCCTGGTTATGGCTTACGCCAATGGTAGAGGAGTAAAATTTAATCCTGATCTTGCCATGCATTTTGCCTGCATGATGGAGGATGCCGCTCCAGCGGAAATGGATGGTCGTATTGCCCATCTCGCACAGATAAAACAGGGTAATAAGAAAACTTCTTTTGATATTTGTGATGACATTACCAGTGGGTATATGATGGGTTGGTGCTCTTCTATTGATCAGCGTTTGCAAGATGCAAAACGCAATAAAAAAATTAATGCCCTAGTCAGCCAATGGACTACTCAAGAACAACTATTATACCAGCAGGTTAGAAAAACTGCCGAAGTGTATATCCATGATCATTCGATGAATGAAATTGATTTATCAGGAACAGCCAGAAGCGCATTTGCCATCAATGCGCAATTAGGTCTCAATCAAAGCCTGTTTGAGCTGTTACAAAAGGTAGATCGATGTGAGGCTCCTCTTGTGACAACAAAGCAATATGAGGAACTGGATAGGCAATTGAATAGTATCTATAAAAAGTTGATGGCAGATACTACCTCCTTTCAATACACTACTATTACCAAAGAAGGTATTAAAAAAACCGAGATAGCCTGGATTAAATACAGGGATGCCTGGATTCAACTGGCTCGTGTGAAATGCCCCAAGATCAGCGCAGAAAGCTGGCAAGCGCTCTTAATTCAAGACCGCATTAAATTGCTCAATGAAATTCTTGAGTTAGCTGAATAA
- the mdcH gene encoding malonate decarboxylase subunit epsilon: protein MKILFLFAGQGYHADSLFDIFRTDKKTMNLLKIMSSAAEIDFLQNDLEMTNPHSVQSIIGAYQLTLFSRLLPLFTNHQVDLAGYSLGEISAFLGSINANHQDSFKLFRYRTQLMTSIVNNNIFAEYDLLSVVGQFILEEIQPVIAKHNCYIAIINSIQHVVIGGKISDLRHLITALSQYPISHAKFLGVYLPSHTDFYSDKSKQFQRFLDENYGFYSLKYPVISPLELNKIYNARQERALLGQELCTTLQWHKVCALIGEYQYNLIIDLGPGDSMTTILNKANTELFNTPLITASHYNSLKGLCNAIISLTSSYQ, encoded by the coding sequence ATGAAAATATTATTTCTTTTTGCCGGTCAAGGTTATCATGCTGACAGTTTGTTTGATATTTTTCGAACTGATAAAAAGACAATGAACCTTCTAAAGATAATGTCTTCTGCAGCTGAAATTGACTTCTTACAAAATGATCTTGAAATGACCAATCCGCATTCTGTTCAATCTATTATTGGCGCCTATCAGTTGACTCTTTTTTCAAGACTGCTGCCGCTCTTCACAAACCACCAAGTTGACCTGGCTGGTTACAGTTTAGGCGAAATCAGCGCTTTTTTAGGGAGCATTAATGCAAATCATCAAGATTCCTTTAAATTATTCAGGTATCGCACCCAGCTTATGACATCGATAGTTAATAATAATATCTTTGCAGAATACGATTTGTTGTCTGTCGTTGGACAATTTATATTGGAAGAAATTCAACCTGTTATTGCAAAACATAACTGCTATATTGCTATTATCAATTCAATACAACATGTGGTGATCGGCGGAAAAATTTCAGATCTCCGGCACTTGATCACAGCGCTTTCCCAATACCCTATAAGTCATGCGAAATTTTTAGGAGTTTATCTGCCTTCTCATACGGATTTTTACTCTGATAAAAGCAAACAATTCCAGCGATTTCTGGATGAAAATTATGGTTTTTATTCTCTAAAATACCCTGTCATCAGCCCACTAGAATTAAATAAAATATATAATGCCAGGCAAGAAAGGGCTTTGCTTGGCCAAGAGCTATGTACAACACTTCAATGGCATAAAGTTTGCGCTTTAATCGGCGAATATCAGTATAATTTGATTATAGATCTCGGCCCTGGCGATTCCATGACTACTATCTTGAACAAAGCAAACACAGAATTGTTCAATACACCCCTAATTACTGCATCACATTACAATAGTTTAAAAGGACTTTGTAACGCCATAATATCGCTTACCTCATCTTATCAATGA
- the mdcB gene encoding triphosphoribosyl-dephospho-CoA synthase MdcB: protein MQIFQHSLPNPYKIARYFAKTAVQALYDEVALYPKPGLVSFVDSGAHQDMNGALFFRSLFGLRHYFYQVGLHTALGYSPKNLVTFGLNAEKTMLKITGGINTHRGAIFALGILCTSICKLSVKYHAFSIEDLHYAIIDQWAQYLEKEHQNTDTHGTLVTKKYAVHDAKQTAIEGYKPVFDTYNELLNMTHDQTFFGLLTYQRLLLTIDDINILYRTGPEGLEFARYHVQQGICQNNREKSIQKAIELHQLFSKKNISPGGVADMLGLIYFLRHVFSREAK, encoded by the coding sequence ATGCAAATTTTCCAGCACTCCTTGCCTAATCCATACAAAATTGCCAGATATTTTGCAAAAACAGCAGTTCAAGCCCTGTATGATGAAGTGGCCTTATATCCAAAACCCGGATTAGTCAGTTTTGTTGATAGTGGGGCACATCAAGATATGAATGGAGCCCTGTTTTTTCGCAGTCTCTTTGGTTTGCGCCATTATTTTTACCAGGTTGGCCTGCATACTGCCTTGGGATATTCACCTAAAAATCTGGTAACATTTGGCTTGAATGCCGAAAAAACCATGCTAAAGATTACCGGAGGGATCAATACTCATCGAGGAGCTATATTTGCCCTTGGGATATTATGCACTTCGATTTGCAAATTAAGTGTAAAATATCATGCCTTTTCTATTGAAGATCTGCATTATGCGATTATTGATCAATGGGCTCAATACCTGGAAAAGGAACACCAAAACACAGATACCCATGGTACATTAGTAACGAAAAAATATGCTGTACATGATGCTAAACAAACTGCCATTGAAGGGTATAAACCAGTATTCGATACTTATAATGAATTATTGAACATGACTCACGATCAGACATTCTTTGGGTTATTGACATACCAACGTTTATTATTGACCATTGACGACATCAATATCCTTTATCGTACCGGTCCCGAGGGATTAGAATTTGCCCGTTATCATGTTCAACAAGGCATATGTCAAAACAATCGGGAAAAATCCATACAAAAAGCCATTGAACTGCATCAATTATTTTCCAAAAAAAACATAAGTCCCGGGGGCGTAGCAGATATGTTAGGCTTAATTTATTTTTTACGGCATGTTTTCTCAAGAGAAGCCAAATGA
- the mdcE gene encoding biotin-independent malonate decarboxylase subunit gamma has translation MMPNEKITLKQLIDHCFDTTKTTIKQQIVFGAGKIENKNFNIVGTVEDTSFGVDESIEMARCILDIIKNNNTDPIVLLTDVAGQKLAVRDEWLGMYAYFAHLLKCLHLARQNGNKIITLIYNQAIGGSFIAFGMMADRIYALKNAKLAVMWLEGMSKVTKIDIDVLRKISETSPVFAPGVENFKKLGGLHQVLDLDEVSQQLLLTLQEPNISHDNRAELGKQYGGRKEAYDIIKAIENL, from the coding sequence ATGATGCCCAATGAAAAAATTACTTTAAAACAATTAATCGATCATTGCTTTGACACGACAAAAACAACAATTAAACAGCAAATTGTTTTTGGAGCCGGAAAAATAGAAAACAAAAATTTCAACATTGTTGGCACCGTTGAAGATACCAGTTTCGGAGTTGACGAATCCATAGAAATGGCCCGATGTATTCTGGATATAATCAAAAATAACAACACAGATCCTATTGTCCTGTTGACTGATGTAGCCGGACAAAAATTAGCAGTACGTGATGAATGGCTAGGAATGTATGCATACTTTGCTCATTTATTAAAGTGTTTGCATTTGGCACGCCAAAATGGCAATAAAATCATTACCCTTATATACAATCAAGCCATTGGCGGCAGTTTTATCGCATTTGGCATGATGGCAGATAGGATATATGCTTTGAAAAATGCTAAATTGGCAGTCATGTGGCTAGAGGGTATGTCTAAAGTGACCAAGATAGATATCGATGTGTTACGAAAAATCAGCGAGACATCCCCGGTATTTGCTCCAGGCGTAGAAAACTTCAAAAAATTAGGAGGGTTACACCAGGTTCTTGATTTGGATGAAGTCTCTCAGCAATTGCTATTGACACTTCAGGAACCCAATATTAGCCATGATAATCGTGCCGAATTAGGCAAACAATATGGCGGCCGCAAAGAAGCCTATGACATTATAAAAGCCATAGAAAATCTATGA
- the ceg30 gene encoding Dot/Icm T4SS effector Ceg30: protein MDIHMTPLFPEKNTPLTIKQGPVDDCYLLVALDCIFNSGDEARQLLASKFTQTLLGLTVRIKRNNQSTRLDSQKMRGKYIHVYDRNTDEDVFFIGQQKLKEIDNSKKGVETNSLAIKVLERISSYYYTGDWDHTNDSGSLTAHSIRQRHMETSTRFVGKLLGIHAEDTEEMDAIIKLKLMNPKEAVYISFAYGEPDANGKIYDRHALRIDKVVPKINGGYDFILVNPWDNQKQETFSLEELEKRDCRFCTFSLNQQRHEITRILLKNPVEQGQYIFANPELFTLLLQMQKLSLLSDAKNIQACINLHKQMPYLPSLYNSLTSDEQKKLIQGMVGTKGDKAKFIKHLIINTPRLDLIKTIFQKEPLENKTENMIVDLALEAKKKHSPARIVFEDPEFFTLIMNRAIHHKATIRGCSQEQAKKLIESKIINFYFDNLGTDSLTRNARLCELFAAKIFTKTSIESWFAARLSLTNVDLSQALRTLGFSDQRSGVMSAPVLKKQTALVAGQVGFFPIHKSSPALVTNKTPAPIQELTAKKSSVPTLPSIVKKPSTPTPALLGNGLSIYTPEKPSVKTLPPLKGVRLTSLP from the coding sequence TTGGACATCCATATGACGCCTTTGTTTCCAGAAAAAAATACTCCCCTTACTATAAAACAAGGCCCAGTCGATGATTGTTACCTGCTAGTCGCATTAGATTGTATTTTTAACTCTGGAGACGAAGCTCGTCAATTGTTAGCATCAAAGTTTACGCAAACTCTACTTGGGCTAACCGTCCGCATTAAACGAAATAATCAGAGTACCCGACTGGATTCTCAGAAAATGCGTGGCAAATATATCCACGTTTATGATCGAAATACAGATGAAGATGTTTTTTTTATAGGCCAACAAAAACTCAAAGAAATTGATAATTCAAAAAAAGGGGTAGAAACCAATTCACTCGCTATTAAAGTTTTAGAACGAATCAGCTCCTATTATTACACTGGAGATTGGGATCATACCAATGACTCTGGAAGTCTGACAGCTCATAGCATAAGACAAAGACACATGGAAACCTCCACCCGTTTTGTCGGCAAATTATTAGGTATTCATGCTGAAGATACTGAAGAAATGGATGCAATCATCAAACTCAAATTAATGAACCCCAAAGAAGCCGTTTATATCAGCTTCGCCTATGGTGAGCCAGATGCCAATGGAAAAATTTATGACCGTCATGCGTTAAGAATAGATAAAGTGGTCCCTAAAATAAATGGTGGTTATGATTTTATTTTAGTCAATCCATGGGATAATCAAAAACAGGAAACATTCAGTCTAGAAGAACTTGAAAAACGAGATTGCCGTTTTTGTACCTTCAGTCTCAATCAACAGAGACATGAAATTACACGTATTTTATTAAAAAATCCGGTAGAGCAAGGGCAATATATTTTTGCAAACCCGGAATTGTTTACCCTGCTCTTGCAAATGCAAAAGCTAAGCCTGTTATCCGATGCTAAAAACATTCAAGCGTGTATTAATCTTCACAAACAAATGCCTTACTTGCCCTCCCTATACAATTCATTAACATCTGACGAACAAAAAAAACTGATTCAAGGAATGGTAGGCACAAAGGGTGATAAAGCAAAATTTATAAAACACCTGATAATTAACACCCCTCGACTGGATTTGATTAAAACAATTTTTCAAAAAGAACCTCTTGAAAATAAAACTGAGAACATGATTGTTGACCTGGCACTTGAAGCAAAAAAGAAACATTCACCAGCACGCATTGTTTTCGAAGATCCGGAATTTTTTACTTTAATCATGAATCGAGCGATTCATCATAAAGCAACCATTCGGGGATGCAGTCAGGAACAAGCAAAAAAATTGATTGAATCCAAAATAATTAATTTTTATTTTGATAACCTGGGAACAGATAGTCTGACTCGAAATGCAAGGCTATGTGAATTATTTGCTGCAAAGATTTTCACAAAAACATCCATTGAATCCTGGTTTGCTGCCAGACTTTCTTTGACTAATGTTGATTTGTCTCAAGCATTACGAACTCTGGGATTTTCTGATCAACGTTCTGGAGTAATGAGCGCACCGGTTCTAAAAAAGCAAACAGCTTTAGTGGCTGGCCAGGTTGGATTTTTCCCAATCCATAAATCCTCACCGGCGCTGGTAACAAATAAAACTCCCGCTCCAATCCAGGAACTGACTGCAAAAAAATCATCTGTTCCTACCCTACCATCTATAGTAAAAAAACCTTCTACACCAACTCCAGCACTTCTAGGGAACGGATTATCCATTTATACCCCAGAGAAACCCTCTGTAAAAACGCTCCCTCCTCTAAAAGGAGTGCGCCTTACATCACTCCCCTAG
- the mdcD gene encoding biotin-independent malonate decarboxylase subunit beta: MDKYQYTFSLPKKLQISPMIKVGVAGSGNLEVIIKPNSNFDKTDIIVNTVISGFRNTWDAVIERFVEDYPYGGLSITLNDAGATPPVVSLRLRQAMETYQTGYHKKDSYTEAAARNRIYSLVDENSFTEFLLDKDTPSPTLPQLNMQVETDDGVIIGIAKMNGIDIAIASQQKDFIGGSVGEIHGAKINGLIKYAIKHQLPAIIFLIDSGGVRLQEANVGEIEISEIIRSILDARSAGIKTIGVICGNNGAFGGMGIISGTLDYLIVNQGARIGISGAEVIQAVKGVEVFDSSNRPLVWRVYGGRTRFLKDDVQGYTTNKTMDIRQEIKTALKTLATTPSLSLNSILAEHEQLQKRITSAKNCREEGEWLKNNRPELYQQDIFSVSDQQFLELTNKGK, translated from the coding sequence ATGGATAAATATCAATACACATTCAGTTTGCCCAAAAAACTCCAAATATCTCCTATGATTAAAGTTGGAGTGGCCGGTTCAGGTAATTTGGAAGTGATTATTAAACCAAACTCTAACTTTGATAAAACCGATATTATTGTAAATACTGTAATCTCTGGTTTCCGAAATACCTGGGATGCAGTGATTGAACGCTTTGTTGAAGACTATCCTTATGGCGGGCTATCCATTACTCTTAACGATGCGGGGGCCACTCCGCCTGTCGTTTCCTTACGCCTACGTCAGGCGATGGAAACCTACCAAACAGGATATCATAAAAAGGATAGCTACACAGAAGCCGCCGCACGCAATAGAATTTATTCGTTAGTCGATGAAAACAGTTTTACAGAATTCTTACTCGATAAAGACACACCTAGCCCCACCCTGCCTCAGTTAAACATGCAAGTGGAAACAGACGATGGGGTCATCATTGGTATCGCCAAAATGAATGGAATTGATATAGCCATTGCATCGCAACAAAAAGATTTCATTGGCGGCTCAGTAGGAGAGATACATGGTGCCAAAATCAATGGTCTAATCAAGTATGCAATTAAACATCAACTGCCTGCAATCATTTTTTTGATTGACAGTGGTGGAGTCCGTTTACAAGAGGCGAACGTAGGTGAAATTGAAATTTCTGAAATCATTCGCTCCATCCTGGATGCTCGCTCAGCCGGCATTAAAACCATAGGCGTTATTTGTGGCAATAATGGGGCCTTTGGTGGCATGGGGATCATCAGTGGCACTCTTGATTATCTTATCGTTAATCAAGGAGCACGTATTGGCATATCAGGAGCGGAAGTAATTCAGGCAGTAAAAGGAGTTGAAGTATTTGATAGCAGTAATCGTCCATTAGTCTGGCGAGTCTATGGTGGTAGAACCCGCTTTCTTAAAGACGATGTTCAAGGATATACCACCAATAAAACCATGGATATTCGTCAGGAGATAAAAACTGCCCTTAAAACGCTCGCCACTACCCCGTCCCTTAGTCTGAATTCTATTCTGGCAGAGCATGAACAACTGCAAAAACGCATTACCTCAGCCAAAAATTGCCGTGAGGAAGGTGAGTGGTTAAAAAATAACCGACCCGAATTATATCAGCAAGACATATTCAGTGTTTCTGACCAGCAATTCCTGGAATTGACTAATAAAGGGAAATAA
- a CDS encoding alkaline phosphatase: MKILLFLVLVILTNPLMAKENLVFAVIGDYGANSLAEAKVASVLKSKNPQFILTLGDNN, from the coding sequence TTGAAAATCTTGTTGTTTCTTGTTTTAGTTATCCTGACTAACCCGCTGATGGCCAAGGAAAACCTGGTCTTTGCTGTCATTGGAGACTACGGTGCCAATTCTTTAGCGGAAGCCAAAGTAGCCAGTGTCCTCAAGTCCAAAAATCCCCAGTTTATTCTTACTCTTGGAGATAATAATTAA
- a CDS encoding metallophosphoesterase family protein yields MGKYYHEYIGNYQGKYGKGSDVNRFFPTLGNHDWLARKTCLYQGTLPYFSYFTLPGNQSYYDFVRGPIHFFALDSDSHEPDGSKEGSKQYQWLFEQVQQSKAPFKIVYFHHAPLSSGKHSSNTSMQWNFAAMGIDVVMGGHDHHYERIERNGIVYYVNGAGGAELYSYKKWVEGSKFFYSKHHGFMLIIALEHALKIQFINDDDEIKDEIVIQEKPGVG; encoded by the coding sequence GTGGGTAAATATTATCACGAATACATAGGCAATTATCAGGGAAAATATGGGAAAGGTTCTGATGTCAATCGCTTTTTCCCTACTCTGGGTAATCATGATTGGCTTGCTCGAAAGACTTGTTTATATCAGGGAACATTACCCTATTTCAGCTATTTTACCCTTCCTGGAAATCAAAGTTATTATGATTTTGTTCGCGGCCCAATCCATTTTTTTGCCTTGGATAGTGATTCTCATGAACCGGATGGAAGCAAGGAAGGTTCGAAGCAATATCAATGGTTGTTTGAACAGGTACAACAATCAAAAGCTCCCTTTAAAATAGTCTATTTTCATCATGCTCCGTTGAGTTCTGGCAAACATAGTTCCAATACCAGTATGCAATGGAATTTTGCCGCTATGGGTATTGATGTGGTCATGGGAGGTCATGATCATCACTACGAGCGTATCGAACGCAACGGAATTGTTTATTATGTCAATGGAGCCGGAGGAGCAGAGCTTTATTCCTATAAAAAATGGGTGGAAGGAAGCAAATTTTTCTACTCTAAACACCATGGATTCATGCTGATAATAGCTCTCGAGCATGCCCTGAAAATTCAATTCATCAATGATGATGATGAAATCAAGGATGAAATAGTCATTCAAGAAAAACCGGGTGTTGGATAA
- the mdcA gene encoding malonate decarboxylase subunit alpha encodes MDWNKNLKDYESRLIKIKPFFKKGKIVSEKNIVTLLETAIKPYDKVCLEGDNQKQADFLARCLCSVNPQKIYGLHMLQSAVTLSEHLDLFERGIAEKIDFAFAGPQSTRLAIMIQRNQVKIGNIHTYNELYARYVMDLAPNVALISVEKADYHGNLYTGANTEETPSIVEATAFKNGLVIVQANEIVRKLPRIDIPGDWVDAIVKAPSPSYIEPLFTRDPALIDEVKILMAMMVIKGIYAPYQVNRLNHGVGFNTCAIELILPTYAQSLGLKGKICKHWMVNPLPTLIPAIEAGFIESIFCVGGEVGMNEFIRSKPDIFFTGRDGSLRSNRLYGQLAGHYGCDVFIGATLQMDPQANSSTATKGRIAGFGGAPNMGCDTLGRRHSSYAWLKAGQEKNSHNPVAMPRGRKLVIQMVETFQGAGKPTFVEKLDAWELQKEMQADLPPIMIYGDDISHVVTEEGIANLLLCKNSEEREQAIRGIAGYTPVGLKRDKAIVDELRHRGIIQRPEDLNISLKEADRDLLAAKNIHDLVEISNGLYSPPNKFRNW; translated from the coding sequence ATGGACTGGAATAAAAATCTCAAGGATTATGAGAGCAGACTCATTAAAATCAAGCCTTTTTTTAAAAAAGGTAAAATCGTTTCTGAGAAAAATATAGTTACCCTTCTTGAAACAGCAATAAAACCTTATGACAAAGTTTGCCTGGAAGGAGACAATCAGAAGCAAGCTGATTTTCTGGCACGTTGCCTATGTTCTGTAAATCCCCAAAAAATATACGGCTTACATATGCTGCAATCGGCTGTTACCTTATCAGAACATCTTGACTTATTTGAACGAGGAATCGCTGAAAAAATTGATTTTGCGTTTGCTGGCCCACAATCAACACGTTTGGCAATTATGATCCAGCGTAATCAGGTTAAGATAGGCAATATACATACCTACAATGAGCTGTATGCACGTTATGTGATGGATTTGGCCCCCAATGTGGCCTTAATTTCTGTAGAAAAAGCGGATTATCATGGTAATCTGTACACAGGTGCCAATACGGAGGAAACACCGAGCATTGTTGAAGCAACTGCTTTTAAAAATGGCTTGGTCATTGTACAAGCTAATGAAATAGTCAGGAAACTCCCAAGAATTGACATTCCAGGAGACTGGGTCGATGCCATCGTTAAAGCCCCATCTCCATCCTACATTGAACCCTTGTTTACAAGAGATCCCGCACTAATTGACGAAGTAAAAATCCTCATGGCCATGATGGTGATTAAAGGCATTTACGCTCCTTATCAAGTTAATCGATTAAATCATGGGGTTGGTTTTAACACTTGTGCAATTGAACTCATTCTTCCAACTTATGCCCAGTCTCTGGGTCTAAAAGGTAAAATATGCAAACATTGGATGGTCAATCCTCTGCCTACTTTAATACCTGCAATCGAAGCGGGATTTATCGAGTCTATCTTTTGTGTGGGAGGTGAGGTAGGGATGAATGAATTTATTCGCTCCAAACCAGACATCTTTTTTACTGGTCGAGATGGTTCATTACGTTCGAACCGTCTGTACGGGCAACTTGCCGGACATTATGGATGTGATGTATTTATTGGCGCGACCCTTCAAATGGATCCGCAAGCCAACAGTTCAACAGCTACCAAAGGTAGAATTGCCGGATTTGGCGGGGCACCCAATATGGGCTGTGATACGTTAGGAAGACGTCATTCCTCTTACGCATGGCTTAAAGCCGGACAAGAAAAAAACTCTCATAATCCTGTAGCAATGCCTCGAGGACGTAAACTTGTGATACAAATGGTTGAAACATTTCAGGGGGCAGGCAAGCCAACTTTTGTAGAAAAACTGGATGCATGGGAACTACAAAAAGAAATGCAGGCCGACCTCCCACCCATTATGATTTATGGTGATGACATCTCTCATGTCGTTACCGAAGAAGGGATAGCCAATCTGTTATTATGTAAAAATTCAGAGGAGCGTGAACAAGCTATCCGAGGAATCGCCGGTTATACTCCGGTAGGTTTGAAACGTGATAAAGCAATAGTGGATGAACTGCGCCATCGTGGCATCATTCAACGACCAGAAGATTTGAACATTTCATTAAAAGAAGCTGATCGCGATTTACTCGCTGCCAAAAACATCCATGATCTAGTGGAAATTTCGAATGGACTTTATAGTCCTCCTAACAAATTCAGGAATTGGTAG
- a CDS encoding lpg2434 family Dot/Icm T4SS effector yields MTIMMNKDKHSLPAIAAEEIPPRTKPSIYPEPFASMMAGRQKHALGDFFGIKNFGVNLTRLAPGAQSALLHKHKLQEEFIFILKGQPTLVTETADIQLHPGMCAGFTPNGEAHQLVNRTADEVVYLEIGDRTQGDEVNYPADDLAAVFGDDGQWHFMHKNGMPY; encoded by the coding sequence TTGACGATCATGATGAACAAAGACAAACATTCATTGCCTGCTATAGCAGCAGAAGAGATCCCCCCGCGAACCAAACCCTCTATTTATCCTGAGCCATTCGCATCCATGATGGCTGGTCGTCAAAAACATGCATTAGGGGATTTTTTTGGAATAAAAAATTTTGGCGTCAACTTAACAAGATTAGCTCCTGGGGCACAATCCGCTTTGCTGCATAAACATAAACTACAGGAAGAATTCATTTTTATCCTGAAAGGGCAACCAACATTAGTCACTGAAACTGCTGACATTCAATTACATCCCGGAATGTGTGCTGGATTTACTCCAAATGGCGAAGCACATCAACTGGTCAATCGGACAGCTGATGAAGTGGTTTATCTTGAAATAGGAGATCGAACCCAGGGCGACGAAGTAAATTATCCTGCGGATGATCTTGCGGCAGTGTTTGGTGATGATGGGCAGTGGCATTTTATGCATAAAAATGGAATGCCGTATTAA